A window of the Streptomyces albireticuli genome harbors these coding sequences:
- the nhaA gene encoding Na+/H+ antiporter NhaA → MAAPKNRRSVFLGRLPLPERNYLADALRTETVGGVLLLAAAIAALLWANTPIRDSYESVRAFHFGPGSLGLHLSLQHWAADGLLAVFFFVAGIELKRELVAGELRDPKAAVLPVVAAVCGMAVPALVYLTVVSTGGGSTAGWAVPTATDIAFALAVLAVIGTSLPSALRAFLLTLAVVDDLFAILIIAIFFTSSLNFTALALAVVGLAVFWLLLRKGVRGWYVYVPLGLANWALMYNSGVHATIAGVAMGLMLRCHRHEGEAYSPGEHIEHLVRPLSAGLAVPLFALFSAGVAISGGALSDVFTKPETLGVVLGLVVGKAVGVFGGTWLAARFTRATLNPDLKWPDVLAVASLAGIGFTVSLLIGELAFDGDQLMTDEIKAAVLIGSLIAAVLASVLLKLRDNKYKKLCADEDRDEDLDGIPDIYEQDNPEYHLRMAAILEAKAAEHRRLAEVAAGRTTGDDGPA, encoded by the coding sequence GTGGCCGCGCCCAAGAACCGCCGCTCCGTCTTCCTCGGCCGGTTGCCGCTGCCCGAGCGGAATTACCTGGCCGACGCCCTGCGTACCGAGACCGTGGGCGGTGTGCTGCTGCTGGCGGCCGCCATCGCCGCACTGCTCTGGGCGAACACCCCGATCCGGGACAGCTACGAGTCGGTGCGCGCGTTCCACTTCGGCCCCGGCTCGCTGGGTCTGCACCTCTCCCTCCAGCACTGGGCGGCCGACGGCCTGCTCGCCGTCTTCTTCTTCGTCGCGGGCATCGAGCTCAAGCGCGAGCTGGTAGCGGGCGAGCTGCGCGATCCCAAGGCGGCCGTCCTCCCGGTGGTCGCCGCGGTCTGCGGCATGGCCGTGCCCGCGCTCGTCTACCTCACGGTCGTCTCCACCGGCGGCGGCTCGACGGCGGGCTGGGCCGTGCCCACCGCCACCGACATCGCCTTCGCGCTGGCCGTCCTGGCCGTCATCGGCACCTCGCTGCCGTCGGCCCTGCGGGCGTTCCTGCTGACGCTCGCCGTCGTCGACGACCTCTTCGCCATCCTGATCATCGCGATCTTCTTCACCTCCTCGCTGAACTTCACCGCCCTCGCCCTGGCCGTCGTGGGCCTGGCGGTCTTCTGGCTGCTGCTCCGCAAGGGCGTCCGCGGCTGGTACGTCTACGTTCCGCTGGGCCTCGCCAACTGGGCACTGATGTACAACAGCGGCGTCCACGCGACGATCGCCGGTGTCGCGATGGGCCTGATGCTGCGCTGCCACCGTCACGAGGGCGAGGCGTACTCCCCGGGCGAGCACATCGAGCACCTCGTGCGCCCCCTGTCCGCCGGCCTGGCCGTGCCGCTGTTCGCCCTCTTCTCGGCGGGCGTCGCCATCTCCGGCGGCGCGCTGTCGGACGTCTTCACCAAGCCCGAGACGCTGGGTGTCGTCCTCGGTCTGGTGGTCGGCAAGGCGGTCGGCGTCTTCGGCGGTACGTGGCTGGCGGCGCGGTTCACCAGGGCGACGCTCAATCCGGACCTCAAGTGGCCGGACGTGCTGGCCGTCGCCTCCCTCGCCGGCATCGGCTTCACGGTGTCCCTGCTGATCGGCGAGCTCGCCTTCGACGGCGACCAGCTGATGACCGACGAGATCAAGGCGGCCGTGCTCATCGGCTCCCTGATAGCGGCGGTGCTCGCGAGCGTCCTGCTGAAACTGCGGGACAACAAGTACAAGAAGCTCTGCGCGGACGAGGACCGCGACGAGGACCTCGACGGCATCCCCGACATCTACGAACAGGACAATCCGGAATACCACCTTCGGATGGCCGCGATCCTTGAGGCGAAGGCCGCGGAACACAGAAGACTGGCGGAAGTCGCCGCCGGCCGCACCACCGGCGACGACGGTCCGGCATGA
- the acs gene encoding acetate--CoA ligase, translating into MSNESLANLLKEERRFAPPADLAAKANVSAEAYERAKADRLGFWAAQARRLSWETEPTETLDWSNPPFAKWFADGRLNVAYNCVDRHVENGLGDRVAIHFEGEPGDTRTLTYAELQREVSKAANALIALGVQAGDRVAIYLPMIPEAVVSMLACARIGAPHSLVFGGFSADALATRINDADARVVITADGGYRRGKPSALKPAVDEALTRPGTGHVRSVLVVRRTGQEDIAWTEGRDVWWHDLVGSQSDQHTPQAFDAEHPLFILYTSGTTGKPKGILHTTGGYLTQISYTHHAVFDLKPETDVFWCTADVGWVTGHSYIVYGPLSNGATEVLYEGTPDSPHQGRWWEIVQKYGVTILYTAPTAIRAAMKWGDDIPAKFDLSSLRILGSVGEPINPEAWVWYRKHIGADRTPVVDTWWQTETGGIMISPLPGVTETKPGSAQVPLPGIAATVVDDDAREVANGSGGYLVLTEPWPSMLRTIWGDDQRYLDTYWSRFEHKYFAGDGAKKDEDGDIWLLGRVDDVMLVSGHNISTTEVESALVSHPKVAEAAVVGATDPQTTQAICAFVILRGDADANEEGLVEELRAHVGKQLGPIAKPKRILPVAELPKTRSGKIMRRLLRDVAENRTLGDVTTLTDSSVMTLIQSQLPAASSED; encoded by the coding sequence GTGAGCAACGAAAGCCTGGCCAACCTCTTGAAGGAGGAGCGCCGCTTCGCACCGCCTGCGGACCTGGCCGCGAAGGCCAATGTCTCCGCGGAGGCGTACGAGCGGGCGAAGGCTGACCGGCTGGGCTTCTGGGCCGCGCAGGCCCGCCGCCTGAGCTGGGAGACCGAGCCGACCGAGACCCTGGACTGGTCGAACCCGCCGTTCGCCAAGTGGTTCGCCGACGGCCGGCTCAACGTGGCGTACAACTGCGTCGACCGCCATGTGGAGAACGGCCTGGGCGACCGGGTGGCCATCCACTTCGAGGGCGAGCCCGGCGACACCCGCACCCTCACCTACGCCGAGCTCCAGCGCGAGGTCTCCAAGGCCGCGAACGCCCTGATCGCACTGGGCGTCCAGGCGGGCGACCGGGTCGCGATCTACCTTCCGATGATCCCCGAGGCCGTCGTCTCGATGCTGGCCTGCGCCCGCATCGGCGCCCCGCACTCGCTGGTCTTCGGCGGCTTCTCCGCGGACGCCCTCGCGACCCGGATCAACGACGCCGACGCCCGTGTCGTCATCACCGCCGACGGCGGTTACCGGCGCGGCAAGCCCTCCGCGCTCAAGCCCGCCGTCGACGAGGCCCTGACCCGCCCCGGCACCGGACACGTCCGCAGCGTCCTCGTCGTCCGCCGCACCGGCCAGGAGGACATCGCCTGGACCGAGGGCCGCGACGTGTGGTGGCACGACCTGGTCGGATCCCAGTCCGACCAGCACACGCCCCAGGCCTTCGACGCCGAGCACCCGCTGTTCATCCTCTACACCTCGGGCACCACGGGTAAGCCGAAGGGCATCCTCCACACCACCGGCGGCTACCTCACCCAGATCTCGTACACCCACCACGCCGTCTTCGACCTCAAGCCGGAGACCGACGTCTTCTGGTGCACGGCCGACGTCGGCTGGGTGACCGGCCACTCCTACATCGTCTACGGACCCTTGAGCAACGGCGCGACCGAGGTCCTCTACGAGGGCACCCCCGACAGCCCCCACCAGGGCCGCTGGTGGGAGATCGTCCAGAAGTACGGCGTCACCATCCTCTACACCGCGCCCACCGCGATCCGGGCCGCGATGAAGTGGGGCGACGACATCCCCGCCAAGTTCGACCTCAGCAGCCTGCGGATCCTGGGCTCGGTGGGCGAGCCCATCAACCCCGAGGCCTGGGTCTGGTACCGCAAGCACATCGGCGCCGACCGCACCCCGGTCGTCGACACCTGGTGGCAGACCGAGACCGGCGGCATCATGATCAGCCCGCTGCCCGGCGTCACCGAGACCAAGCCCGGCTCGGCCCAGGTCCCCCTCCCCGGCATCGCCGCGACCGTCGTCGACGACGACGCCCGCGAGGTGGCCAACGGCTCCGGCGGCTACCTCGTCCTCACCGAACCGTGGCCCTCGATGCTCCGCACCATCTGGGGCGACGACCAGCGCTACCTCGACACCTACTGGTCCCGCTTCGAGCACAAGTACTTCGCGGGCGACGGCGCCAAGAAGGACGAGGACGGCGACATCTGGCTCCTCGGCCGCGTCGACGACGTCATGCTCGTCTCCGGCCACAACATCTCCACCACCGAAGTGGAATCCGCCCTCGTCTCCCACCCCAAGGTCGCCGAAGCCGCCGTCGTCGGCGCCACCGACCCCCAGACCACCCAGGCCATCTGCGCCTTCGTCATCCTCCGCGGCGACGCCGACGCCAACGAGGAAGGCCTCGTCGAGGAACTGCGCGCCCACGTCGGCAAGCAGCTCGGGCCCATCGCCAAGCCCAAGCGCATCCTCCCCGTCGCCGAGCTGCCCAAGACCCGCTCCGGGAAGATCATGCGCCGCCTGCTGCGCGACGTGGCCGAGAACCGCACCCTCGGCGACGTGACCACCTTGACCGACTCCTCCGTCATGACCCTCATCCAGTCCCAGCTCCCGGCCGCCTCCAGCGAGGACTGA